In Rosa chinensis cultivar Old Blush chromosome 1, RchiOBHm-V2, whole genome shotgun sequence, a genomic segment contains:
- the LOC112182396 gene encoding caffeoylshikimate esterase — protein sequence MLVAVLTIQPNNPKTNPISNSLLSSTPNLLPLTLFTLVVSLPPFSPAQKMPHPISEANEQSPFGALTAEEFYSRHSVSHGSDYLTNPRGLKLFTQWWTPLPPAEVLGVLAVVHGFTGETSWFVQLTAVHFAKAGFAVCAIDHQGHGFSDGLVAHIPDVNPVVDDCISFFESFRARHAPSLPSFLYAESLGGAIAILVTLRRVGRPWDGLILNGAMCGISAKFKPPWPLEHLLFLVAAVIPTWRVVPTRGSLPDVSFKEEWKRKLALSSPRRPLAKPRAATALELLRVCKEVQGKFEEVEVPLLIVHGGEDVVCDPACVEELYKRASSKDKTLRIHPGMWHQLIGETPENVELVFGEMVDWLRTRAARAADNGGA from the coding sequence ATGTTGGTTGCTGTACTAACCATCCAACCCAACAACCCCAAAACCAACCCAATAAGTAACTCTCTACTCTCTTCTACTCCAAACCTCCTCCCTCTCACTCTTTTCACTCTTGTTGTTTCGCTTCCTCCATTTTCTCCGGCCCAAAAAATGCCGCACCCGATTTCGGAGGCCAACGAGCAGAGCCCCTTTGGCGCCTTAACCGCCGAAGAGTTCTACTCCCGCCACTCCGTCTCCCACGGCTCCGACTACCTCACCAACCCCAGAGGCCTCAAGCTCTTCACTCAGTGGTGGACCCCGCTCCCTCCGGCGGAGGTCCTCGGCGTCCTCGCCGTCGTCCACGGCTTCACCGGCGAGACCAGCTGGTTCGTCCAGCTCACCGCCGTCCACTTCGCCAAGGCCGGCTTCGCCGTCTGCGCCATCGACCACCAGGGCCACGGCTTCTCCGACGGCCTCGTCGCCCACATCCCCGACGTCAACCCCGTCGTCGACGACTGCATTTCCTTCTTCGAGTCCTTCCGCGCTCGCCACGCTCCGTCGCTGCCGTCCTTCCTGTACGCCGAGTCCCTCGGCGGCGCGATCGCGATTCTCGTCACGCTCCGCCGCGTGGGGAGGCCCTGGGACGGGCTCATCCTCAACGGCGCCATGTGCGGGATCAGCGCCAAGTTCAAGCCGCCGTGGCCGCTCGAGCACCTGCTCTTCCTCGTCGCCGCGGTCATCCCGACGTGGCGCGTCGTCCCCACGCGCGGGTCGCTGCCGGACGTGTCGTTCAAGGAGGAGTGGAAGCGGAAGCTAGCGCTGTCCAGCCCGAGGAGGCCGCTCGCCAAGCCACGCGCCGCCACGGCTCTTGAGCTGCTCAGAGTCTGCAAGGAGGTGCAGGGGAAGTTCGAGGAGGTGGAGGTGCCGCTGCTGATCGTCCACGGCGGAGAGGACGTAGTTTGCGACCCCGCGTGCGTGGAGGAGCTCTACAAGCGCGCGTCGAGTAAGGACAAGACCCTCAGGATCCACCCCGGCATGTGGCACCAGTTGATCGGTGAGACCCCGGAGAACGTAGAGTTGGTTTTCGGAGAAATGGTGGACTGGCTTCGAACCAGAGCCGCACGCGCCGCCGATAATGGTGGTGCCTAG